One Nitrospina watsonii DNA segment encodes these proteins:
- a CDS encoding formylglycine-generating enzyme family protein, producing the protein MEPSNPKSPAPRSPLWLCALMLLALTACTPPAPEGMVLIPDGYFSMGTDEVDEKGHALSLGLNKPWFADESPQQRLSLPAFYIDKYEVTNLEYYIFTQATDHRTPSGWDGPKYPEGRDHYPVTQVNFYDAAAYAEWAGKRLPTEMEWEKAARGPNVIDYPWGNRFDFSKANVSTSPRKKRGQGLQPIGQHPDGASPYGVEDMIGNVWEWIWDYYLPYSGNTDTNLKFPKDVVVVRGLSYMGVGHFPEKEYQKVVALKSRVSYRENLHPILRKPDVGFRCVKEVPSTFEMLFGDWSGKPASATATPQKNPPKP; encoded by the coding sequence ATGGAACCCAGCAACCCAAAATCCCCGGCACCACGCAGTCCGCTCTGGCTGTGCGCCCTGATGCTGCTGGCGCTCACCGCCTGCACGCCGCCTGCGCCGGAAGGCATGGTGCTGATTCCCGACGGTTATTTCAGCATGGGCACCGATGAGGTGGACGAGAAAGGCCATGCCCTGTCGCTGGGCCTCAACAAGCCGTGGTTCGCCGACGAGTCGCCGCAGCAACGCCTGTCCCTGCCCGCGTTTTACATCGACAAGTACGAAGTCACCAACCTCGAGTATTACATTTTCACGCAGGCCACCGACCACCGCACCCCGTCCGGCTGGGACGGACCGAAGTACCCCGAAGGCCGCGATCATTATCCGGTGACGCAGGTGAATTTTTACGATGCGGCGGCCTACGCCGAATGGGCGGGCAAACGCCTGCCGACGGAGATGGAATGGGAAAAGGCGGCGCGCGGGCCGAACGTCATCGATTACCCCTGGGGCAACCGGTTCGATTTTTCCAAGGCCAACGTCAGCACCTCGCCGCGCAAGAAACGCGGGCAGGGACTGCAACCCATCGGCCAACACCCGGACGGGGCCAGCCCGTACGGCGTCGAGGACATGATCGGCAACGTGTGGGAGTGGATCTGGGATTACTACCTGCCCTATTCCGGCAACACCGACACCAATCTGAAATTCCCGAAGGATGTGGTGGTGGTGCGCGGCCTGTCGTACATGGGCGTCGGCCATTTCCCGGAGAAGGAATACCAAAAGGTGGTGGCGCTCAAATCGCGCGTGTCCTACCGCGAAAACCTGCACCCCATCCTGCGCAAACCGGATGTCGGCTTCCGCTGCGTGAAGGAAGTGCCGTCCACGTTTGAAATGCTGTTCGGCGACTGGTCCGGCAAACCCGCATCGGCGACCGCCACGCCTCAAAAGAACCCGCCGAAACCCTGA
- a CDS encoding methyltransferase domain-containing protein → MAATSPPLPDSLQALIEVVEKETHWSPQRAAAILRAADLAQIDLMPWAYFDHPVKDSYGRRLVHDGGHYEMMVMSWNPGDVSALHDHGYAQWGAVQVFGPAEHASFWLINGELHTQSRTRLKPGEVMHVGHEWVHQMGNTSGIQFLTFHLYGCVGRRGGITESARIFDLDAGQVHLTNNGVFFALPDAAITARIAGPMPDFMTRLRHQVELKRRLDRMRAQAPLPPRLETRDQRLIDDLFDAKHWHAFESDLMLHVDPGTGCMTDLGYWQRLRGEVQTAAVLQERLRKETDRADPFDTYAELYDAVVGGPCLETFMESYLEFAFRQYGLDHGGGRFLSLGCGTGIVEDHLVRRGRVSRDCMHGIDKSPAMVKVAERRIHAWEGDLLDLKECEWDVTFNGLNVFQYLLPQEMEQAVRTAARITRPGGHFVGDFITPDHIRVYPHVIRSKCGKVISLRQPELIEDGGHLFQRSAILNVSRLHGTLQLTDEGRHRRTLPPLARVRGWFEDAFGGRVDVFDAVTLDPIAPSADTCWSTRYLIIAHKK, encoded by the coding sequence ATGGCAGCGACATCCCCACCCCTTCCCGATTCCCTGCAAGCATTGATCGAGGTGGTCGAAAAGGAAACGCACTGGAGTCCGCAGCGCGCAGCGGCGATTCTGCGCGCCGCCGACCTCGCGCAGATCGACCTCATGCCCTGGGCCTATTTCGATCACCCGGTGAAAGACAGTTACGGCCGGCGGCTGGTGCACGACGGCGGTCATTACGAGATGATGGTGATGTCGTGGAACCCCGGCGACGTCTCCGCCCTGCACGACCACGGCTACGCGCAGTGGGGGGCGGTGCAGGTATTCGGTCCGGCGGAGCACGCGTCGTTCTGGCTGATCAACGGCGAGCTGCACACGCAGTCGCGGACGCGCCTCAAGCCGGGCGAGGTGATGCACGTCGGCCACGAGTGGGTGCACCAGATGGGCAACACCTCGGGCATCCAGTTCCTCACCTTTCATCTGTACGGATGCGTCGGGCGGCGCGGCGGCATCACCGAAAGCGCGCGCATCTTCGATCTCGACGCGGGGCAGGTGCACCTCACCAACAACGGCGTGTTCTTCGCCCTGCCGGATGCGGCCATCACCGCGCGCATCGCCGGGCCGATGCCCGACTTCATGACGCGCCTGCGCCACCAGGTGGAATTGAAACGCCGCCTCGACCGCATGCGCGCCCAGGCGCCCTTGCCGCCGCGGTTGGAAACGCGCGACCAGCGCCTGATCGACGACCTGTTCGACGCGAAGCACTGGCACGCGTTCGAGTCCGACCTCATGCTGCACGTCGATCCCGGCACCGGTTGCATGACCGATCTCGGTTACTGGCAGCGCCTGCGCGGCGAAGTGCAGACCGCCGCGGTATTGCAGGAACGGTTGCGCAAAGAGACCGACCGCGCCGATCCCTTCGACACCTACGCCGAGTTGTACGACGCCGTCGTCGGCGGGCCGTGCCTCGAAACGTTCATGGAAAGCTACCTGGAATTCGCGTTCCGCCAGTATGGACTCGACCACGGCGGCGGACGGTTTCTGTCGCTGGGCTGCGGCACCGGCATCGTGGAAGACCATCTGGTGCGGCGCGGCCGCGTGTCACGCGATTGCATGCATGGCATCGACAAATCGCCGGCCATGGTGAAGGTGGCCGAGCGCCGCATCCACGCGTGGGAAGGCGACCTGCTCGACCTCAAGGAATGCGAATGGGACGTCACCTTCAACGGCCTCAACGTGTTTCAATACCTGTTGCCGCAGGAGATGGAACAGGCCGTGCGCACGGCGGCGCGCATCACCCGCCCCGGCGGGCATTTCGTCGGCGACTTCATCACCCCCGACCACATCCGCGTCTATCCGCACGTCATCCGCTCGAAATGCGGCAAGGTGATTTCATTGCGCCAGCCGGAGCTGATTGAGGACGGCGGGCACCTGTTTCAGCGCAGCGCCATTTTGAATGTCAGCCGTCTGCACGGTACCCTGCAACTCACCGACGAAGGCCGTCACCGGCGCACCCTGCCGCCCCTGGCGCGCGTGCGCGGCTGGTTCGAAGATGCCTTTGGAGGCCGCGTCGATGTGTTCGACGCCGTGACCCTGGACCCCATCGCCCCCAGCGCCGACACCTGCTGGTCCACGCGCTACCTCATCATCGCGCATAAGAAATAA
- a CDS encoding type II toxin-antitoxin system HicA family toxin → MSPSLPRFSGADVVKKLERAGWKVERQKGSHVMMVKPDYEYTLSIPQHKEIGIGLLKKLLRQANITSEEFRNL, encoded by the coding sequence GTGAGTCCTTCTTTGCCTCGTTTTTCCGGTGCTGATGTCGTCAAAAAATTAGAACGAGCGGGTTGGAAGGTGGAACGACAAAAAGGCTCGCATGTCATGATGGTCAAACCGGATTATGAATACACGCTCTCCATTCCCCAGCACAAAGAGATCGGAATCGGGCTCCTAAAGAAACTGCTTCGCCAGGCAAACATTACCTCTGAAGAATTTCGAAATTTGTGA
- a CDS encoding ABC transporter substrate-binding protein/permease: protein MTSFKTWAAVLLGALLLGSGPVQAASTRDAVRATGTLLWGADAEGGAPYVFPDPANPSQLIGFEVDLADALAAELGVTARMVQNDWGSLIPALQRGDFHMAMNGLEWTEERSRAVALTRPYYIYQQQLAVRAEDTRIETVSDLAGMTVGTLVNSVAQSILKQTNGVTVRVYPGQVEPYRDLKLGRLDAVFLDLPIAQHYAAPDPALRFAGPPVGEGLYVIAVHKGDAEFVETLNAILKKLYDDGTLQSIYQKWGLWNDRQLALAATDHSARRVIDVAEGMAMQHYLVILLQGAGMTVIISILAMALAVALGLALTGMRQLGGPILRGLAVTYIEIVRGTPLLLQLYIIYYGLPNVGIRLDAFTAAVVGLGMNYAAYEAEVYRGGLKAVAKGQWEAALSLGMTPFMIYRRILIPQAVRVVLPPVTNDFISLFKDTSLVSIIAIVELTKSYNMLAVSSMRFLELGLLTGLLYLMMAFPLSLLSTHLEKRLKTA from the coding sequence ATGACTTCCTTCAAAACGTGGGCCGCCGTTCTCTTGGGAGCCTTGCTGTTGGGGAGCGGCCCGGTCCAGGCGGCCTCCACGCGGGATGCGGTGCGCGCCACGGGCACGTTGTTGTGGGGCGCCGATGCCGAAGGCGGCGCGCCCTATGTGTTTCCCGATCCCGCCAACCCGTCCCAGCTCATCGGCTTCGAAGTCGATCTCGCCGACGCCCTCGCCGCCGAGCTCGGCGTCACCGCGCGCATGGTGCAGAACGACTGGGGGTCACTGATCCCGGCACTCCAACGCGGCGATTTCCACATGGCCATGAACGGCCTCGAATGGACCGAAGAGCGGTCCCGCGCCGTGGCGCTCACCCGGCCCTACTACATCTACCAGCAGCAACTGGCGGTGCGCGCGGAGGATACGCGTATTGAGACGGTGAGCGATCTGGCCGGCATGACCGTCGGCACGCTGGTGAACTCCGTCGCTCAATCCATCCTGAAACAAACAAACGGTGTGACGGTGCGCGTGTACCCCGGTCAGGTGGAGCCGTACCGTGACCTCAAGCTGGGACGGCTCGATGCGGTGTTCCTGGATCTGCCGATCGCGCAGCACTACGCCGCTCCCGACCCGGCGCTGCGCTTTGCCGGGCCGCCGGTGGGCGAGGGGCTGTACGTGATCGCCGTCCACAAGGGCGACGCCGAATTTGTGGAGACGCTCAACGCCATTTTGAAAAAGTTGTATGACGACGGCACGCTGCAATCCATTTATCAAAAATGGGGGCTGTGGAACGACCGCCAGTTGGCGCTGGCGGCGACCGATCACAGCGCGCGGCGGGTGATCGACGTGGCGGAGGGCATGGCCATGCAGCATTACCTCGTGATCCTGTTGCAGGGTGCGGGCATGACGGTGATCATTTCGATTCTCGCCATGGCGCTGGCCGTGGCGTTGGGACTGGCGTTGACCGGCATGCGGCAGTTGGGCGGACCGATCCTGCGCGGACTGGCGGTCACGTACATTGAGATTGTGCGCGGCACGCCGCTGTTGCTTCAACTCTACATCATCTATTACGGGCTGCCCAATGTCGGCATCCGCCTCGACGCCTTCACCGCCGCGGTGGTGGGACTGGGCATGAACTACGCCGCGTATGAAGCGGAGGTGTATCGCGGCGGGTTGAAAGCCGTGGCGAAAGGGCAGTGGGAGGCGGCGTTGTCGCTGGGCATGACGCCGTTCATGATCTACCGCCGCATCCTCATCCCGCAGGCGGTGCGCGTGGTGCTGCCGCCGGTCACCAACGATTTCATTTCGCTGTTCAAGGACACGTCGCTGGTGTCCATCATCGCCATCGTCGAGTTGACCAAGAGTTACAACATGCTGGCCGTGTCGTCGATGCGCTTTCTGGAATTGGGACTGCTCACCGGTCTGTTGTACCTGATGATGGCGTTTCCGCTTTCGCTGTTGTCCACGCATCTGGAGAAGAGGTTGAAGACCGCATGA
- the uvrC gene encoding excinuclease ABC subunit UvrC, with the protein MPPNDSIKEILKTIPKLPGIYIMKDKAGEILYIGKAKSLYSRVRSYFTESRDHAPRTRIFVRKVADIKVLTTKTEQEALILESNFVKKHQPRYNVMLKDDKHYPYLRLTTQETYPRLEVVRRVKKDGATYFGPYTMVREVRETIRLIYKIFPLRQSSDELDGNAKRRPCLNYHMKRCLAPCAGLVSPEDYARVVNDVILFLKGKNSELLDSLKAKMADASEGQRYEEAAVFRDKIDAVNTVLDKQRIISTSMENQDIVACYTEAKATMVQVLIVRNGKMLAEKLFKMNNPEEEPDAETLASFLKQYYADETLFPSEILVSHDLEDRELIEDWLSEKRQARVKIEIPQRGKKRQLVQMAEENARFAMRAELDKGDVATRSLEELRETLGLKNFPKTIEGFDISNIGGTHAVGSMVYFHNAKAEKSKYRRFKIKTVDGIDDYAMLTEVMTRRYARLLDENKPLPDLILIDGGKGHLSTGYRVLQSLELEERIDLACIAKGKFRTNLDTDEVFLVGRKDSVSFKENSPSRFLLQRVRDEAHRFAIDYHRSLRGKNALKSPLQDIPGIGKKRHLLLLKTFGSLENIKHASLEDLQQLPGVTAPLAKKIKDAVNV; encoded by the coding sequence TTGCCCCCGAATGATTCCATCAAAGAAATTCTGAAAACCATCCCGAAACTTCCCGGCATTTATATCATGAAAGATAAAGCCGGAGAAATTCTTTATATCGGGAAGGCCAAGTCCCTCTACAGCCGGGTGCGTTCGTACTTCACCGAGTCGCGCGACCACGCGCCGCGCACGCGCATCTTCGTGCGCAAGGTGGCGGACATCAAGGTCCTCACCACCAAAACCGAGCAGGAAGCGCTGATCCTCGAAAGCAACTTCGTCAAAAAACACCAGCCGCGTTACAACGTGATGCTGAAGGACGACAAGCATTACCCCTACCTGCGGCTGACCACGCAGGAGACGTACCCCAGGCTGGAAGTGGTGCGGCGCGTGAAGAAAGACGGCGCGACCTATTTCGGTCCCTACACCATGGTGCGCGAAGTGCGCGAGACCATCCGCCTCATCTACAAAATCTTTCCTCTGCGGCAAAGCAGTGACGAGCTCGACGGCAACGCCAAACGGCGGCCCTGCCTCAACTACCACATGAAACGCTGTCTCGCCCCCTGCGCCGGGCTGGTCTCGCCGGAAGACTACGCCAGGGTCGTCAACGACGTCATCCTGTTTCTCAAAGGCAAAAACTCGGAGCTGCTCGACAGCCTGAAAGCGAAGATGGCCGACGCTTCCGAAGGTCAGCGTTACGAGGAAGCGGCGGTGTTCCGCGACAAGATCGACGCCGTCAACACCGTGCTCGACAAGCAACGCATCATCTCCACCTCGATGGAGAACCAGGACATCGTCGCCTGTTACACCGAAGCCAAAGCCACGATGGTGCAGGTGCTGATCGTGAGGAACGGCAAGATGCTCGCCGAAAAACTGTTCAAGATGAACAATCCGGAAGAAGAACCCGACGCCGAAACCCTGGCCTCCTTCCTCAAACAATATTACGCCGACGAAACCCTCTTCCCTTCGGAGATTCTGGTGTCGCACGACCTCGAGGACCGCGAACTGATCGAGGACTGGTTGAGCGAAAAACGGCAGGCCCGGGTGAAGATCGAAATCCCGCAACGCGGCAAGAAACGCCAGCTCGTGCAGATGGCGGAAGAGAACGCGCGCTTCGCCATGCGCGCCGAGCTGGACAAGGGCGACGTCGCCACGCGCAGCCTCGAAGAATTGCGCGAGACGCTCGGGCTCAAAAATTTTCCGAAAACCATCGAGGGCTTCGACATCTCCAACATCGGCGGCACGCACGCGGTGGGATCGATGGTCTATTTCCACAACGCGAAAGCGGAAAAAAGCAAGTACCGGCGGTTCAAGATCAAGACGGTGGACGGCATCGACGACTACGCCATGCTGACGGAAGTGATGACCCGGCGGTACGCGCGCCTGCTCGACGAAAACAAGCCGCTGCCCGACCTCATCCTGATCGACGGCGGCAAGGGTCACCTCAGCACCGGTTATCGCGTGTTGCAGAGCCTGGAACTGGAGGAGCGCATCGATCTCGCCTGCATCGCCAAGGGCAAGTTCCGCACCAATCTCGATACCGACGAAGTGTTCCTGGTGGGACGAAAGGACTCCGTATCCTTCAAAGAGAACTCGCCATCGCGATTTCTACTGCAACGCGTGCGCGACGAGGCGCACCGCTTCGCCATCGATTACCACCGCAGCCTGCGCGGCAAGAACGCGCTGAAGTCGCCGCTGCAGGACATCCCCGGCATCGGCAAGAAACGGCACCTGTTGCTGCTGAAAACCTTCGGCAGCCTGGAGAACATCAAACACGCTTCGCTCGAAGACCTGCAACAACTCCCCGGCGTCACCGCCCCCCTGGCGAAGAAGATCAAGGACGCGGTGAACGTGTGA
- a CDS encoding amino acid ABC transporter ATP-binding protein has translation MIHVEGLTKRIGEHTLLSGIDLDVPSGGVHVVIGPSGAGKSCLLRCIAALELFEAGRVRVGDLEIAGTETGGHRAPDPQRVRALRIRAGMVFQQFNLFPHMTVLQNLIEAPMQVLGVPRADAEVRARALLGKVHLHNLSNRHPGDLSGGEQQRVAIARTLAMNPDCVLIDEPTSALDPEMVGEVLRVLRELADEGITMLIVTHEMDFARSVADRVVMLDRGEVVEEGAPAEFFSRPQTERARNFLKRLLER, from the coding sequence ATGATCCACGTCGAGGGCCTGACCAAACGCATCGGTGAGCACACGCTTTTGAGTGGCATCGATCTCGACGTGCCGTCCGGCGGCGTGCATGTGGTGATCGGCCCCTCCGGCGCAGGCAAGAGTTGCCTGCTGCGTTGCATCGCCGCGCTGGAATTGTTTGAAGCAGGCCGCGTGCGCGTCGGCGACCTGGAGATTGCGGGAACCGAAACCGGCGGCCACCGCGCCCCGGACCCGCAACGCGTGCGCGCCCTGCGCATCCGCGCCGGCATGGTGTTCCAGCAGTTCAACCTGTTTCCGCACATGACGGTGCTGCAGAACCTGATCGAAGCTCCCATGCAGGTGCTGGGTGTGCCGCGGGCCGATGCCGAAGTGCGGGCGCGTGCCCTGCTCGGCAAGGTGCATCTGCACAATCTGTCCAACCGCCATCCCGGAGACCTCTCCGGCGGCGAGCAGCAGCGTGTCGCCATTGCCCGCACGCTGGCGATGAACCCCGACTGCGTGTTGATCGACGAACCCACCTCGGCGCTCGATCCGGAAATGGTCGGCGAAGTGCTGCGCGTTTTGCGCGAGCTGGCGGATGAAGGCATCACCATGCTGATCGTGACGCACGAGATGGATTTCGCCCGCAGCGTCGCCGACCGGGTGGTGATGCTCGACCGCGGCGAGGTGGTGGAAGAGGGCGCGCCCGCGGAGTTTTTTTCGCGGCCGCAAACCGAACGCGCCCGAAATTTTTTAAAAAGGCTTCTGGAACGCTGA
- a CDS encoding ParB/RepB/Spo0J family partition protein, giving the protein MAENHSTQLQRVPREAIETESLTAFGLDPAPPGLTESIRAIGITHPLVLVPHANRFRIVCGHRRFQVAAALELRTVPAFVLEAMTDADRLMWNLQENRAHRQYSDIEKGRLLNRLRDAGIKETELVTLALPVLGDAKHRKRAVDLLNVRVFTESFQRLMHALNIPLRVFAVMTKWEEADRVAAERLFARLRPGHNKWRAVLETVDEIAMRDRIAPADVLQHAALVKILDDPALPTNEQYDAIQKQLHARRYPHLSDLQSRVRRATEQLHLDAKTKLKLPENFEQDLVKLEMRFSTEAELTRQVEKLFGACDADALKDLLRILKDPTD; this is encoded by the coding sequence ATGGCAGAGAATCATTCCACACAACTGCAACGGGTGCCGCGGGAAGCCATCGAGACGGAGTCGCTGACTGCGTTCGGCCTCGATCCCGCGCCGCCCGGGTTGACCGAGTCCATCCGCGCCATCGGCATCACCCATCCCCTGGTGCTGGTGCCGCATGCAAACCGATTCCGCATTGTCTGCGGTCACCGCCGCTTTCAGGTGGCGGCTGCGTTGGAACTGCGCACGGTGCCTGCATTTGTGCTGGAGGCGATGACCGACGCCGACCGGCTGATGTGGAACCTGCAGGAAAACCGCGCCCACCGCCAGTACAGCGACATCGAAAAAGGCCGCCTGTTGAACCGCCTGCGCGATGCGGGCATCAAGGAGACGGAACTGGTGACGCTGGCGCTGCCGGTGCTGGGCGACGCCAAACACCGCAAGCGCGCCGTCGATCTGCTGAACGTGCGTGTGTTTACGGAGTCGTTCCAACGCCTCATGCACGCACTCAACATCCCCCTGCGCGTGTTCGCGGTGATGACGAAGTGGGAAGAGGCCGACCGCGTCGCCGCCGAACGCCTGTTCGCCCGGCTGCGTCCCGGCCACAACAAATGGCGCGCCGTGCTGGAAACGGTGGACGAGATCGCCATGCGCGACCGCATCGCCCCCGCCGACGTCCTGCAACACGCGGCCCTCGTTAAAATCCTCGACGACCCGGCGCTGCCCACGAATGAGCAGTACGACGCCATCCAAAAACAATTGCACGCCAGGCGCTACCCGCACCTGTCGGATCTGCAGAGCCGCGTGCGCCGGGCCACCGAGCAATTGCATCTCGATGCCAAAACAAAATTGAAGTTGCCGGAGAATTTCGAGCAGGATCTGGTTAAACTGGAAATGAGGTTTTCTACGGAAGCGGAACTGACCCGCCAGGTGGAAAAGCTGTTCGGGGCCTGCGACGCCGATGCCCTGAAAGACCTGCTGCGGATTCTCAAAGACCCGACCGACTAA
- a CDS encoding type II toxin-antitoxin system HicB family antitoxin has product MKLHVLIEQDEDGMYVAEVPALPGCLSQGTTQEEAVANIKEAIEGWMEVMESKRKIDPTQMIEVLI; this is encoded by the coding sequence ATGAAACTCCATGTGTTGATCGAACAGGATGAAGACGGCATGTATGTGGCGGAGGTGCCTGCATTGCCGGGATGCCTGTCTCAGGGCACGACGCAGGAAGAAGCCGTCGCCAACATCAAGGAAGCCATCGAAGGCTGGATGGAAGTGATGGAATCCAAGCGCAAGATCGATCCCACCCAAATGATCGAGGTTCTGATTTAA
- a CDS encoding PQQ-dependent sugar dehydrogenase, translating to MFKPVTRFKTFGIVCLGLLWLSLEGCGWAQDRDYGNLLKNQLKYPKDLQITLFAEAPKARHMAFDDGGVMFLSQTKAGKVVALPDADGDGTADRAVSIMEGGNGPHGLAFLQLDSGYYLYIAEEHRVVRLKRTAKPFTFGEPEVIVSGIPTGGHSTRTIKFKDGKLYLSVGSSCNVCIEDHRWRAAIIRFDVDGKNEEIFAHGLRNSVGIEFSPYSGELWGVNNGRDWLGDDHPREELNIIRQGKHYGWPYCYEDRVSDPDFGARYDCERTELPAHTFTAHMAPLGLEFYQDGTLPARYRNSVFIAFHGSWNRSVPAGYQVRRLQLDAEGNIQSDEVFIEGWLEKDGSKAGRPVDAAVSPKGDLYISDDYLGVVYRVTGK from the coding sequence ATGTTTAAACCCGTTACGCGATTCAAAACTTTCGGAATTGTCTGCCTGGGCCTGCTGTGGCTGTCGCTCGAAGGATGCGGCTGGGCCCAGGACCGGGACTACGGGAATCTCCTTAAAAATCAACTGAAATACCCGAAGGACCTGCAAATCACCCTCTTCGCCGAGGCCCCCAAAGCACGCCACATGGCCTTCGACGACGGGGGCGTGATGTTCCTGTCACAGACCAAGGCGGGCAAGGTGGTGGCGCTGCCGGACGCCGACGGCGACGGCACCGCCGACCGGGCGGTCTCTATTATGGAGGGCGGCAACGGACCCCACGGCCTGGCCTTTTTGCAGTTGGACTCGGGGTATTACCTCTATATAGCCGAAGAGCACCGGGTGGTGCGGCTGAAACGCACCGCCAAGCCCTTCACTTTTGGCGAGCCGGAGGTGATCGTTTCCGGCATCCCCACCGGCGGCCACTCGACGCGCACCATCAAGTTTAAGGACGGCAAGCTGTATCTCTCGGTCGGCTCCTCCTGCAACGTGTGCATCGAGGACCACCGCTGGCGCGCTGCCATCATCCGTTTCGACGTCGATGGCAAGAATGAAGAGATTTTCGCGCACGGCCTGCGCAATTCGGTGGGCATCGAGTTCTCGCCGTACTCCGGCGAACTGTGGGGCGTCAACAACGGCCGCGACTGGCTGGGCGACGACCATCCGCGCGAAGAACTCAACATCATCCGCCAGGGCAAACACTACGGCTGGCCCTATTGTTATGAGGACCGCGTGTCCGATCCCGATTTCGGGGCGCGTTACGACTGCGAACGCACCGAGCTTCCGGCCCACACCTTCACCGCCCACATGGCGCCCCTGGGTCTCGAATTTTACCAGGATGGCACGTTGCCCGCGCGCTACCGCAACAGCGTGTTCATCGCCTTTCACGGTTCGTGGAACCGCTCGGTGCCCGCCGGGTATCAGGTGCGGCGTCTGCAACTGGACGCTGAGGGCAACATTCAGTCGGACGAGGTGTTCATCGAGGGTTGGCTGGAAAAAGACGGGTCCAAGGCCGGGCGGCCGGTGGATGCGGCGGTGTCGCCCAAAGGCGATCTCTATATCTCCGACGACTACCTGGGCGTGGTGTACCGCGTCACCGGGAAGTGA
- a CDS encoding sodium-dependent transporter — MQTDDKQRGFWASRLGFILAASGSAVGLGNIWKFPYITGENGGGAFVLIYLVCICVVGLPIMLCEFTIGRRTHLNPVGAFNALKPGTPWVAVGYMGVLAGFLILSFYGVVGGWTLAYVVKSLTHVVDHFASSAEAGAFFGAFIANTGEILMYHTIFMMLCMAIVIKGVHGGIERACDILMPTLVIMLMLLMIRSLTLPGAIEGVKFYLYPDFSKISGQTVLLAMGQAFFSLSLGMGCLITYGSYLSSKENLTSCTLYVVMFDTFIALLVGMVIFPAVFAMGLEPESGPSLVFNVLPAVFSSMPFGTVVSVIFFALLAIAAFTSAISLLESVSAYFIDQKGWPRNKAVITTGIIIYLFGIPSGLSFGLMKDVTFFGMTFFDLVDTISSNYLLPLGGMLTAIFVGWIWGTKEAHREIERHETTFHWARYWEFALKYISPVAVAIVFITHFIPAD, encoded by the coding sequence ATGCAGACAGACGACAAACAACGCGGTTTCTGGGCTTCCCGCCTCGGCTTCATCCTCGCCGCTTCCGGTTCGGCAGTGGGGCTGGGCAACATCTGGAAGTTTCCTTATATTACGGGCGAGAACGGGGGCGGCGCGTTCGTCCTCATTTATCTCGTCTGCATCTGCGTCGTCGGCCTGCCCATCATGTTGTGCGAGTTCACCATCGGCCGCCGCACCCATCTCAACCCCGTCGGCGCTTTCAATGCATTGAAACCGGGCACGCCGTGGGTCGCGGTCGGGTACATGGGGGTGCTGGCGGGATTCCTCATCCTGTCGTTTTACGGCGTCGTCGGCGGCTGGACACTGGCCTACGTCGTCAAGTCGCTGACGCATGTCGTGGACCACTTCGCCTCGTCGGCGGAAGCGGGCGCATTTTTCGGCGCGTTCATCGCCAACACCGGCGAGATCCTGATGTACCACACGATTTTCATGATGCTGTGCATGGCCATCGTGATCAAGGGGGTGCATGGCGGCATCGAGCGCGCCTGCGACATTTTGATGCCGACTCTGGTGATCATGCTGATGCTGTTGATGATCCGTTCGCTCACCCTGCCCGGCGCGATTGAGGGCGTGAAGTTTTACCTGTACCCCGACTTCAGCAAGATCAGCGGGCAGACCGTGCTGTTGGCGATGGGGCAGGCATTCTTCTCGCTCAGTCTCGGCATGGGATGCCTCATCACCTACGGCAGTTACCTGTCGTCGAAAGAGAACCTGACCTCCTGCACCCTCTACGTCGTGATGTTCGACACCTTCATCGCGCTCTTGGTGGGGATGGTGATTTTTCCGGCGGTCTTCGCCATGGGACTGGAGCCGGAAAGTGGACCCAGCCTGGTGTTCAACGTGTTGCCCGCCGTGTTTTCCAGCATGCCGTTCGGCACCGTTGTCTCCGTCATCTTTTTTGCATTATTGGCCATCGCCGCCTTCACCTCAGCCATTTCACTTTTGGAATCGGTGTCGGCGTACTTCATCGATCAAAAAGGCTGGCCGCGCAACAAGGCAGTGATCACCACCGGAATCATCATCTACCTGTTCGGCATTCCTTCCGGGTTGTCCTTCGGTCTGATGAAGGATGTGACCTTTTTTGGCATGACCTTTTTCGACCTGGTGGACACCATCTCCTCGAATTACCTGTTGCCGCTGGGTGGCATGCTCACCGCGATTTTTGTCGGCTGGATCTGGGGCACGAAAGAAGCGCACCGGGAAATCGAGCGGCACGAGACCACCTTCCACTGGGCCCGGTATTGGGAGTTTGCTTTGAAATACATCAGCCCCGTCGCCGTCGCCATTGTCTTCATCACGCACTTCATTCCCGCCGACTGA